In a genomic window of Chloroflexia bacterium SDU3-3:
- a CDS encoding sulfoxide reductase heme-binding subunit YedZ: TFAGLDYGLHWGLIVDGALEKPYVLAGLAAFGLLVPLAATSTRWAMRRLGKRWKPLHRLVYAAAALAVLHFLWLSKDPRQALLFGAALALLLLLRLPLVRRTVAAWRTPRSPQRVT, translated from the coding sequence ACCTTCGCAGGGCTGGACTACGGGCTGCACTGGGGGCTGATCGTGGACGGGGCGCTGGAGAAGCCCTATGTGCTGGCGGGGCTGGCGGCCTTCGGGCTGCTGGTGCCGCTGGCGGCCACCTCGACCCGCTGGGCCATGCGCCGCCTGGGCAAGCGCTGGAAGCCGCTGCATCGGCTGGTGTACGCGGCGGCGGCGCTGGCGGTGCTGCACTTCCTCTGGCTCTCGAAGGATCCGCGCCAGGCCCTGCTGTTCGGCGCGGCCCTCGCCCTGCTGCTGCTGCTGCGCCTGCCCCTGGTGCGCCGCACCGTGGCGGCCTGGCGCACGCCGCGCTCACCCCAGCGTGTCACATGA
- a CDS encoding glyoxalase yields the protein MNIQHIDLLGMPVANQQVSLEFYTRMLGFEVRTNMEHFESDDPAVRWIELVPPGASTAIVLAPWQAAGSLGTIVLVTTDIEADYAELKAKGLDLPPLEHRPWGTSTLITDPDGNQLLLQQSREL from the coding sequence ATGAACATTCAACACATCGATCTGCTCGGCATGCCCGTGGCCAATCAGCAGGTATCGCTGGAATTCTACACTCGCATGCTCGGGTTTGAGGTTCGCACCAACATGGAGCACTTTGAGAGCGACGACCCCGCAGTCCGCTGGATCGAGCTTGTCCCTCCCGGCGCGTCGACCGCGATTGTGCTTGCGCCCTGGCAGGCCGCTGGCAGCCTTGGGACCATTGTCCTGGTGACGACCGATATCGAAGCGGACTACGCCGAGCTGAAGGCCAAGGGTCTCGATCTGCCGCCCCTGGAGCACCGGCCGTGGGGCACCTCGACCCTGATCACAGACCCTGACGGGAACCAGCTGCTCCTCCAGCAGAGCCGTGAGCTGTAG
- a CDS encoding helix-turn-helix transcriptional regulator, with protein sequence MDTLAYEQLRPPAALFDAIECFWRLLLPIVVAPDEIISAEHRAEILFQFEGQSQILPHTSELPFACASSWLMRPFAHALHVRQVGVSSSAMIGVRFRPGGWAAFRHTDTTDRQAYSFMPLRDFYPPSDVRQLEQQLYQTLRTPHWADPLIGFFLGRRVQLAHGDQIVYATQQLQQRQISIAALADEVNLSERQFGRVFRQQVGLSPKQFARIARLNRVLHASASDIGGLTLEQVARRCGYHDPSHLVHEFQSLVGVSPLAYFTGSYDLIDQKFRKHDRFLQ encoded by the coding sequence GTGGATACCCTCGCGTATGAGCAGCTCCGTCCGCCAGCAGCGCTTTTCGACGCCATCGAGTGCTTTTGGCGCTTACTGCTACCGATTGTGGTCGCCCCCGACGAGATTATCTCGGCGGAGCATCGTGCCGAGATCCTGTTCCAGTTTGAGGGGCAGTCGCAGATTCTCCCGCATACATCCGAGTTGCCCTTTGCGTGCGCATCAAGCTGGCTGATGCGCCCGTTCGCCCACGCGCTGCACGTGCGGCAGGTGGGCGTGAGCAGCTCGGCCATGATCGGCGTGCGCTTCAGGCCGGGTGGGTGGGCGGCGTTCCGGCATACCGATACGACGGACCGGCAGGCGTATTCGTTTATGCCCCTGCGCGATTTCTACCCGCCCAGCGATGTGCGCCAGCTTGAGCAGCAGCTGTATCAGACGCTCCGCACGCCGCACTGGGCTGATCCCCTCATTGGCTTTTTCCTGGGCCGCAGGGTTCAGCTCGCGCATGGGGATCAGATCGTCTACGCGACCCAGCAGCTGCAGCAGCGCCAGATCAGCATTGCCGCGCTTGCCGACGAGGTCAACCTGAGCGAGCGGCAGTTCGGGCGGGTGTTCCGCCAGCAGGTTGGCCTGTCGCCCAAGCAGTTTGCTCGCATCGCGCGCTTGAACCGCGTCTTACACGCATCTGCCAGCGATATTGGTGGCCTGACTCTGGAGCAGGTGGCGCGACGGTGCGGCTACCACGACCCGTCGCATCTTGTGCACGAGTTCCAGTCGCTGGTCGGTGTGTCGCCGCTGGCGTATTTCACTGGCTCCTATGATCTGATCGATCAGAAGTTTCGCAAACATGACCGATTTCTACAATAG